A part of Streptomyces sp. NBC_01210 genomic DNA contains:
- a CDS encoding esterase/lipase family protein has protein sequence MGCSPHTLSSASSASARHRPDHFFTARHRAPPRGIAVYQSARRAKRTSRRFVTLAAAAALACAGVTPASAADRQDRPVRHNFAEAFFWNVSTPRIAPDGANDWSCRPSAAHPHPVILLHGTLENMHDNWAAAAPLLANNGYCVFALNFGGLTPDAWAQGTGDIRDSAHELAAFVDAVRRSTGAAEVDIVGHSQGAMMPRYYLKYLGGADKVNRLVGLAPPNHGTTLVGLTELGKQLNLLGLVNSGLNAVAPAMTQQEVDSDFLNDLNRNGDTVSGVHYTVIATKYDQIVTPYTSSLLSGRNVDNIVVQDSCPLDYSEHLELSYDPIALTLMLNALDPAHPRPVPCLLVLPLTGPVL, from the coding sequence ATGGGGTGCAGTCCGCACACTCTTTCGTCGGCATCATCCGCGTCAGCGCGCCACCGTCCTGATCACTTCTTTACTGCCCGACACAGGGCACCCCCGAGAGGAATTGCCGTGTACCAATCGGCCAGAAGAGCCAAGCGCACCTCCAGACGATTCGTGACGCTCGCAGCGGCGGCAGCCCTCGCTTGTGCGGGGGTCACGCCGGCGTCAGCGGCCGACCGCCAGGACCGGCCCGTCCGCCACAACTTCGCGGAAGCGTTCTTCTGGAACGTATCCACTCCCCGCATCGCACCGGACGGTGCCAACGACTGGTCCTGCAGGCCCAGTGCCGCCCACCCCCACCCGGTCATCCTGCTCCACGGGACCCTTGAAAACATGCACGACAACTGGGCTGCGGCCGCTCCCCTGCTGGCCAACAACGGGTACTGCGTCTTCGCCCTCAACTTCGGTGGGCTGACTCCTGACGCATGGGCGCAGGGGACGGGCGACATCCGTGACTCCGCCCATGAGTTGGCCGCCTTCGTCGACGCCGTACGGCGCAGCACGGGAGCGGCCGAGGTCGACATCGTGGGCCATTCCCAGGGGGCGATGATGCCCCGTTACTATCTCAAGTACCTGGGCGGCGCGGACAAGGTCAACCGCCTTGTCGGACTGGCCCCACCCAATCACGGAACCACTCTGGTCGGCCTGACCGAACTCGGCAAGCAGCTCAACCTGTTGGGACTCGTGAACAGCGGCCTCAATGCAGTCGCCCCCGCCATGACCCAACAGGAAGTCGACTCCGACTTCCTGAACGACCTCAACCGCAACGGCGACACGGTCTCCGGTGTGCACTACACCGTGATCGCCACCAAGTACGACCAGATCGTCACCCCCTATACATCTTCCCTGCTCAGTGGACGAAACGTCGACAACATCGTCGTCCAGGACTCCTGTCCGCTGGACTACAGCGAACATCTGGAACTCTCCTACGACCCCATCGCCTTGACACTCATGCTCAACGCACTTGACCCCGCACATCCGCGGCCAGTTCCATGTCTGCTCGTTCTCCCGCTGACCGGCCCCGTTCTGTGA